The following coding sequences lie in one Streptococcus suis genomic window:
- a CDS encoding PTS sugar transporter subunit IIB: MKQIMLVCNAGMSTSMLVTKMQKAAEEKGIEATIWAVPVSEADSEVSQKEIDVLLLGPQVKFLLNDYKAKFEPAIKVDAINMMDYGVMNGAKVLDAALALMED, translated from the coding sequence ATGAAACAAATTATGTTAGTGTGCAATGCTGGTATGTCTACTAGTATGTTGGTGACCAAGATGCAGAAAGCGGCAGAAGAAAAGGGGATAGAGGCAACGATTTGGGCAGTCCCTGTATCAGAAGCTGATAGTGAAGTTAGTCAAAAGGAGATTGATGTCCTTTTGCTAGGTCCACAGGTTAAATTTTTGCTAAATGACTACAAGGCTAAGTTCGAGCCTGCAATCAAGGTTGATGCAATCAATATGATGGATTATGGAGTGATGAATGGTGCTAAGGTGCTCGATGCTGCTTTGGCACTAATGGAGGACTAG
- a CDS encoding transcription antiterminator BglG — MLSKKEVRLADYLLTKQGDFVSSIELAKALGVSDRTARKYVQQLSLSLEASGASILSKQSKGYCLLVERPVEFEMFWQEQLRLKKQVTDLRQLEEATDRQRYVLSKLLFENPIQSMDRLQRELFIGKTTLHSIIADIRNLFAPYQLELLFTRRGVELSGEEPAIRHFIMDYFFGQGNGQSLYGLVESQLLPDIRFTDLMLIVLDECRDAKLRLSDFVMQNLVLHIALLLQRMKGGASLERFPISDQIQSSKEYQVAGRIIERIETEFQVAIPVEEANYIALHLKVKLTGNPSQLSDLEDGLEEEVETCLQTLSQLTGLDLVKDRQLFKGIVAHLLPLRTRLEHQIQLANPLVADIHRDYIEVFELTKQAFASMPTLLAYSISDDEWAYLTLHVLAAIERYEGRKKLRVLVVCATGIGSALMLRNRLEKEFATSLEIADVVSYYEVTEERLRDVDLIISSISLSNLIFLTPVITVSVFLSEQDIEAIRSYLQQVTPVRVEQNEALPMEEEQARQIAEAVFSPLRIVSLDKKMSRDRTLLQLIACLDEAKESGFVEQFREQVNVRESYSSVVFGELLAFPHPAIPLTFSEQIVVGVCKEAVEWEEGKKVQFVFLLSPSKGRNPHLKYISPCLVEFVQDRSLQERLVQNPSYQELVDIFIPLIQKQG; from the coding sequence ATGCTATCTAAAAAAGAAGTTCGTCTGGCAGATTATTTACTGACAAAACAAGGGGACTTTGTATCTAGTATAGAACTGGCAAAGGCTTTGGGTGTCAGTGATCGAACAGCAAGAAAGTATGTCCAACAACTCTCTCTTTCGCTAGAGGCTAGCGGTGCTTCTATTTTGTCCAAACAAAGTAAGGGCTACTGTTTGCTGGTAGAGAGACCGGTTGAGTTTGAAATGTTTTGGCAAGAACAGCTACGGTTGAAAAAGCAGGTGACGGACTTACGGCAACTGGAGGAAGCGACGGACCGACAACGGTATGTTTTAAGTAAGTTATTATTTGAAAATCCAATTCAGTCCATGGATCGTTTGCAACGAGAGCTGTTTATCGGAAAAACAACCCTGCATTCTATCATCGCGGATATTCGCAATTTATTTGCTCCTTACCAACTGGAACTGTTGTTCACACGGAGAGGTGTAGAATTAAGCGGGGAGGAGCCTGCTATTCGGCACTTCATCATGGATTACTTTTTTGGACAAGGGAATGGTCAGTCTCTTTATGGTTTGGTGGAAAGTCAGCTCCTACCAGACATTCGGTTTACAGACCTGATGTTGATTGTCTTGGATGAGTGTCGTGATGCCAAACTTCGCCTGTCTGATTTTGTGATGCAAAACCTGGTTCTTCATATCGCTCTGCTCTTACAACGAATGAAGGGGGGAGCTAGTTTAGAGCGATTTCCAATATCTGATCAGATTCAATCTTCCAAGGAATATCAGGTTGCTGGACGAATTATCGAACGAATTGAAACAGAATTTCAAGTGGCGATTCCTGTAGAAGAAGCTAACTATATTGCTCTACACCTGAAGGTCAAGTTGACGGGGAACCCTAGTCAGCTTTCAGACTTGGAGGACGGTTTGGAGGAAGAAGTTGAAACTTGTTTACAGACTCTCTCTCAGTTGACTGGTCTGGATTTGGTAAAAGATCGACAGCTTTTCAAGGGGATTGTCGCTCATTTGCTTCCCTTACGGACGCGGTTGGAGCACCAGATTCAGTTGGCTAATCCCTTGGTGGCTGATATCCATAGGGATTATATAGAAGTATTTGAGCTGACCAAGCAAGCTTTTGCTTCTATGCCCACCTTGTTGGCCTATAGCATTTCGGATGACGAATGGGCCTACCTGACCCTGCATGTATTGGCTGCAATTGAGCGATACGAGGGGCGGAAAAAGTTGCGGGTATTGGTCGTCTGTGCGACCGGAATTGGAAGCGCTTTAATGTTGCGAAATCGTTTGGAAAAGGAATTTGCAACAAGCTTGGAAATTGCAGATGTTGTGAGTTACTACGAGGTAACAGAGGAACGTTTAAGAGATGTAGACCTGATTATTTCTTCGATTAGCTTGTCCAATTTAATTTTCCTGACACCTGTTATCACCGTCAGTGTTTTCCTATCGGAGCAGGATATCGAGGCAATTCGCTCCTATCTTCAACAAGTGACACCTGTCCGAGTTGAGCAGAACGAGGCTTTGCCTATGGAGGAAGAGCAGGCGAGACAGATTGCAGAGGCTGTATTTTCACCCTTGCGAATAGTCTCTTTGGACAAAAAGATGAGTCGAGATAGGACCTTGTTGCAACTAATAGCGTGTTTGGATGAAGCCAAGGAATCAGGCTTTGTGGAACAATTTAGGGAGCAGGTAAATGTGAGAGAGTCCTATAGCTCGGTCGTTTTTGGAGAACTGTTGGCCTTTCCGCATCCAGCTATTCCCCTGACTTTCTCTGAGCAGATTGTGGTTGGAGTTTGTAAGGAAGCGGTTGAATGGGAAGAGGGGAAGAAGGTGCAGTTTGTCTTTCTTCTATCTCCGTCTAAAGGTCGGAATCCGCATCTGAAGTATATTTCACCTTGTCTGGTTGAATTTGTCCAAGACAGGTCCTTGCAAGAAAGGCTAGTGCAAAATCCTAGCTATCAGGAATTAGTCGATATATTTATTCCCTTGATTCAGAAACAGGGGTAG
- a CDS encoding DUF871 domain-containing protein, producing MVQFGFSIYPENYSLEESKAYIDLLGRYGARRMFMSLLQLGGNAQEALQLYRDLIAYAHQLGIVVIADLSPSFIEAQGWQKSLIEEAHGLGLTGIRLDEALPLEEIVSLTQNPYGLKIELNLSTDKVLLTQLLASDANRDNIVACHNFYPHAYTGLAEEHFLEMSSFYHQEGIQTAAFVTAQSATEGPWPLSEGLPTLEDHRFLPLPLQIAWMKATGLIDSILISNQFISEEELQSIQSILEEEDICLPVELTGQVTAVEREIIEFDHVYRGDISAYLLRSTMPRIVYKNAAIPAHTDREILVQRGDVLIDNDLYGRYKGELQIALREFTVSSKVNRVGRICPDYLPLLTFIKPWQSFRLRIVASDSFH from the coding sequence ATGGTTCAATTTGGTTTTTCAATCTATCCAGAAAACTATTCATTGGAAGAGTCTAAGGCTTATATAGACTTGCTGGGGCGTTATGGAGCACGGCGAATGTTTATGAGCCTCTTGCAGCTTGGGGGGAATGCCCAAGAAGCCTTGCAACTCTATCGGGACTTGATTGCCTATGCTCATCAGTTGGGGATAGTCGTGATTGCGGATCTTAGTCCGAGTTTTATAGAGGCACAGGGCTGGCAAAAATCACTCATTGAAGAAGCCCATGGTTTAGGGCTGACAGGGATTCGTCTGGATGAGGCCTTGCCTTTGGAGGAGATTGTCAGCTTGACACAGAATCCTTACGGGCTCAAGATTGAACTAAATCTGAGTACCGATAAGGTCTTACTGACGCAACTGCTAGCTAGTGACGCAAATAGGGATAACATTGTTGCCTGTCATAATTTCTATCCACACGCCTATACAGGACTAGCAGAAGAGCATTTTTTAGAAATGTCTTCTTTCTATCACCAAGAAGGCATACAGACGGCAGCTTTTGTGACTGCCCAGTCTGCAACGGAAGGACCGTGGCCTTTATCTGAAGGTCTACCAACTTTAGAAGACCATCGGTTCCTGCCTCTTCCTTTGCAAATTGCTTGGATGAAGGCGACAGGTTTAATTGATTCAATTTTGATTTCCAATCAGTTCATCTCGGAGGAGGAGCTACAGTCTATTCAATCTATCTTGGAAGAAGAGGACATTTGTTTACCTGTAGAACTTACTGGGCAAGTGACAGCTGTGGAGCGGGAAATCATTGAGTTTGATCATGTTTATCGTGGGGACATTTCAGCTTACCTACTTCGGTCGACCATGCCCCGTATTGTCTACAAGAATGCTGCTATTCCTGCACATACAGACAGGGAAATACTTGTGCAGCGAGGGGATGTCTTGATTGACAATGACCTATATGGTCGTTACAAGGGAGAGTTACAAATAGCTTTGAGGGAGTTCACCGTTAGTTCAAAAGTGAATCGGGTTGGACGAATTTGCCCTGACTATCTGCCCTTGCTCACTTTTATCAAGCCTTGGCAATCCTTTCGATTGCGAATCGTTGCGTCCGATTCCTTTCATTAA
- a CDS encoding 6-phospho-beta-glucosidase, translating into MTEDKVVYQFPEGFLWGTSTSGPQSEGTELGDGKGQNNWDYWYSIEPERFHGKVGPERTSTFYKNFKKDIELLVETGHTVFRTSIQWSRLFPKGVGEVNQEAVTFYRSVFSLIKEKGIQLFVNLYHFDLPYALQEQGGWENKDIVWAYEAYARTCFELFDDLVDRWITFNEPIVPVECGYLGDYHYPCKVDAKAAVAVAYHTQLASSLAVKACHEVNPEKKIAIVLNLTPAYPRSEHPDDVKAAKIAELFQTKSFLDPSVLGEYPRDLVDLIEEYGLSPETSEEELTIIRENRVDFLGVNYYQPLRVQAPTKVWKEGEVLTPEHFFAPYDMPGKKINPHRGWEIYEKGIYDIAINIRDQYNNIEWLVTENGMGVEGEVAFRQDEVIQDDYRIEFIEDHLIELHRAIEEGVNCKGYMLWTFIDCWSWLNAYKNRYGLVELDLETQERRIKKSGRWFKALSDANGFSR; encoded by the coding sequence ATGACAGAGGATAAGGTAGTTTATCAGTTTCCAGAAGGTTTTTTGTGGGGGACTTCTACATCGGGTCCGCAGAGTGAGGGGACTGAGCTGGGCGATGGAAAAGGACAGAATAATTGGGACTACTGGTACAGCATTGAGCCAGAACGTTTCCATGGGAAAGTAGGTCCAGAGAGGACTTCCACTTTCTATAAGAATTTCAAAAAGGATATCGAGTTATTGGTTGAAACTGGACACACAGTATTTAGGACATCGATTCAGTGGTCACGGTTATTTCCCAAAGGCGTTGGTGAGGTCAATCAGGAGGCTGTGACTTTTTATCGTTCTGTATTTTCTTTGATAAAAGAAAAAGGGATTCAGTTGTTTGTTAATCTCTATCATTTTGATCTTCCCTATGCTTTGCAGGAGCAAGGAGGCTGGGAGAACAAGGACATTGTTTGGGCATATGAAGCCTATGCTCGTACTTGTTTTGAATTGTTTGACGACCTAGTAGATCGTTGGATTACCTTTAATGAGCCGATTGTTCCAGTTGAGTGCGGCTATCTAGGGGATTATCATTATCCTTGTAAGGTAGATGCCAAGGCGGCGGTTGCTGTTGCCTACCATACTCAGTTGGCTAGTTCCTTGGCAGTAAAAGCCTGTCATGAAGTGAATCCGGAGAAGAAAATTGCAATTGTCCTGAATCTGACACCGGCCTATCCTCGAAGTGAGCATCCTGATGATGTCAAGGCAGCTAAAATAGCTGAGCTCTTCCAAACCAAGAGCTTCTTAGATCCTTCTGTATTGGGAGAATACCCGAGGGACTTGGTTGACTTGATTGAGGAATACGGATTGAGTCCTGAAACCAGCGAGGAAGAGCTGACGATTATTAGGGAAAATCGGGTAGATTTTTTAGGTGTCAACTATTACCAACCCCTTCGTGTACAGGCGCCGACAAAGGTCTGGAAAGAGGGAGAGGTTTTGACTCCAGAGCACTTCTTCGCACCTTACGATATGCCAGGGAAAAAAATCAATCCGCATCGAGGCTGGGAAATCTATGAAAAAGGAATCTACGATATCGCAATCAATATTCGGGACCAATACAACAATATTGAGTGGTTAGTCACTGAAAATGGTATGGGAGTAGAGGGTGAAGTGGCTTTCCGGCAAGATGAGGTCATTCAGGATGATTATCGGATTGAATTTATCGAAGATCACTTGATAGAATTACATCGGGCTATTGAGGAAGGGGTTAACTGTAAAGGTTATATGTTGTGGACCTTTATTGATTGTTGGTCGTGGCTCAATGCCTACAAAAATCGTTATGGGCTGGTCGAGTTGGATTTGGAGACTCAGGAGCGTAGGATTAAAAAATCAGGTCGTTGGTTTAAGGCACTGAGTGATGCCAATGGATTTAGTCGTTAG